TTTGTTCATGCTTCATCTCCCTCCGCATATAACCAGCAGCGGACTTTATGGTTGCCGCCCATGTCAATCAGTTGAGGCGGACTTTCATGACAAATATCCAGTGCGCGACTGCAACGTGGCGCAAAACGACATCCTTTTGGCATTTCATGAATCATCGGAACCGCTCCGGGGATTGTGTCTAAATATTCTTTTTCTTCATCAATATTTGGAGTGGAACGTAGCAAGCCAACTGTATAAGGATGCTTTGGCTGTTCAAAAAGTGTCTGAACAGCCGTTTCTTCCACAACAAGCCCGGCGTACATCACAATCACACGGTCACACATTTCTGCGACGACACCCAGATCATGTGTAATCAATAGGATCGCCGTTCCGGTTTCTTCTTTCAAATTCCGCATCAAATCCAGTATTTGCGCCTGAATCGTCACATCCAGTGCGGTTGTCGGCTCGTCCGCAATGATCACTTTCGGATTACACGCCATCGCCATCGCAATCATAACCCGCTGCCGCATCCCTCCTGACAACTGATGCGGAAACTCTTTATACATTTCTTCTGCCCGCGGCATCCCTACCGCTTTCAGCATTTGAATCGCCCGCAATCTTGTTCCATTTTTATTTAGATTTGTATGCAAACGCAGGGCCTCTTCAATCTGCCTCCCAATGGTATGGAGAGGATTGAGTGATGTCATGGGTTCCTGAAAAATCATTGCAATCTCATTTCCACGGATTTTTTGCATTGCTTTTTCCGGAAGCGTCAAAAGTTCCCGATTTTCAAAGCGGATCGAACCTTCAGAAATGCCACCTTTCGCAAGCAGCCTCATGATCGATAAACTTGTCACACTTTTTCCACAGCCGGACTCGCCAACCAAACCAACGGTCTCACCAGCTTGTATCGAAAAATCAACACCGCTAACTATGGGCACCTTGCCACGTTCTGTTTTAAAAAACGTTTTCAGGTTTTTAACTTCCAAGACGGCAGGCATTCAAATACCCCCTTCCTCTAATTTTTAATGCGCGGATCGAGAAATTGCTGCAATCCGTCCCCTAATAAATTGAAACCAAGCACCAAAATAAAGATAGCCAGGCCTGGGAAATACGTCGCATATGGCGCCTGGTCGATCAAGGTTTGTGCTTGATTCAGCATGCTTCCCCATGATGGTGCCGGCGGCTGTACCCCAAGACCCAAATAGGAAAGAGATGCTTCAGCCAAGATTGCTGATGCCATCGCGAGCGTAGATTGAATAATGATCGGACTTAATGCATTGGGGAAAATATGGCCGAATATAATCTTCCAATCTTTAATTCCGACAGCCTTTGCAGCCTGAATATATTCCAGATTCCGAAGCGATAATACCTGTCCGCGAGTGATGCGAATAAAAGAAGGAGCAAACCCGATCCCGATTGCTATCATCGCATTGCCAAATCCTGCTCCAAGGACTGCCGCAATTGCCAGTGCCAGAATTAAGAACGGAAACGCTTGCATTGCATCAACGATCCGCATCACTACCCACTCATCCCAGAAACCCCGGTAATAACCGGAAAAAAGCCCGATTGGCACTCCAACGATCATGGCAATTCCGACAGAAATCAACGCTGCTTTCATCGAAATTTGTGCACCAAAGACAACCCGTGAAAAAATGTCTCTGCCTAAATCATCTGTACCAAACCAGTGTGTCGTACTTGGAAGCTGCAATATCGCTTGGTAATTTTGGAAGTTTGGGTCATATGGAGCAATATGTTTGGCAAAAATTGCAACAAGCAACACAACGAGTACGATGAGCGCACCGATTACTCCAAGCCCATTCCGAAAAAATCTCACGTACTCTTTCATGCTTCAACCCCCTTGCCCGCTTTCATGCGCGGATCGATCACCGCATATAGCAAATCGACAACGAGGTTAACCATAACTACAAGTGCGGCCGATACTAACACTGCGCCTTGCACTGTCACATAATCCCGCTTAAAAACAGAATCGACGATAAGTCGGCCAAACCCCGGAATACCAAAAATAGATTCGGTAATGACCAAGCCCCCCAATAGGCCGGCAACCGTCAATCCGGAAGTAGTTACAACAGGGATCATCGCATTGCGCAATGCGTGTCCCAGGATTGTTGCCCGTTCATCAAGCCCTTTTGCTTTGGCTGTACGGATAAAATCCATGTTTACCACTTCCAGCAATGAAGACCGCAACATACGCATGATGACAGCAGACTCTCTGATTCCCGTCGCAATACATGGCAAGATCATTGCTTCAATATTCATGACGGGATTCTGGGTAAATGGGACATAACCTGAAGCTGGAAGCCAGTGGTTATTGACTGCAAAAAAGATGATCAGCATTAACCCCAGCCAAAAATTTGGAATACTCATTCCTCCAAGCCCTGTAAACGTACTGAGATAATCAATCCAGGTTCCCCGTTTGACCGCAGCAAGAATGCCTGTTGGAAACGCTATCAATATGGCAACCAGAAATGTACCGATCGTTAGTTCAATCGTTGCAGGCAAACGTTGCGCAATTAAAGATGCGACCGAAACATGGTCCGTTATGGACATTCCCAAATCACCGTGCAATACTTTCAGGAGCCAAAGAAAGTATTGTTCTACAAGTGGTTTATCCAATCCTAACTCATGTCTGAGATTCTGATACATTTCTGGTGTTGCCTCCTGTCCCAGTATGACCCGGGCTGGATCGCCCGGAATCAAGTGAACCAAAGAGAAAACCATGATCGACACCAGAAAGAGAATCGGTATTGTCATAATGAGGCGGCGCAGTAAAAATTTCATTCCAGATTCCCCCTTGGTAATGATGCCATTACTGGCCTTTTAGTTTTTACCAATGGCAGCTGTTCGAACAATCCCATCCGGTACATACGTGAATCCATTAATTTTCTTCGAAATTCCAAAGATATTGTACTCGTGATAAATGTAAGTGTAACCGGCATTGTTATGCAACTCCACCATCGCCTGATCATACAGTTGTTTCCGTTTGCCGTTATCAAGCTCCACACGCGCTTGATTCAAAAGCTTATCCAACTTTGGATCGGAGATGCGGGCATTGTTTTCAGGCTGGCCTGTCACAACAAAATCGTAAATATTTTGATCCGGATCCGGCCGTCCGGACCAACCGAGTTGCAATGCCTGGAATTTCCCATCATTTCCGTTGGAAATCAGTGTGCCAAACTCGGTTTTTTCTAATTTCATATTAATTCCATACTTCTTCAACATACCTTGAATGACCGTTCCAAACTGTTCTCCGATCGTTGTCGTAGGAATTTCCAGAGTAAAGGAGAAGCCGTTTGGCTTGCCGCCTTTTGCGAGCAAATCTTTGATTTCGCCATCATTTGGAGCCGGAGCTTTATCGGAACTGCCATACGCGAGATCCCCCGGGCCAAACGGAGAATATGCAGGCGCGCCATACCCGTTAAAAAGCACTTTTACAATTGTGTTCCGGTCGATTGCATGGTCTACGGCTTCCCGCAGATATTGATTGTTGAACGGCGCTATCGTTTCATTCATATAGAAGCCCTGGAATGCCATTCCTGCATCCGCTACAAGTGATAGATTCGGATCACTTTTGATTGTTGGAATTTCCCGCACCGGTATAACATTTGGCCCAACGATATCCAACATGCCGGACTTTAAGTTTTGAACGGCAGCAGAACCATCTGCAAATACTTTAAAGACAACTTCCGATAGCTTCGGCTTTCCATTCCAATACGTATCATTACGCTTCAGCGTTACATGATCGCCTTTCAAATGTTCAACAAACACGAACGGCCCTGTTCCAACCGGATGATTCTGGTAATCAGATCCATACTTTTTGACAGCGGCAGGAGATGCCATCATACCTGACCGGTCAGCCAATATCGAAATGAACGGTGCAAACGGTTTCTTTAACACGATTCGCACAGTCGACGGGTCCACAACAGATACCGATTGAACCATTGCCAATTCACCAGTACGTTTGGATCCTTTCGACATATCACGTTCTAGATTGAACTTGACTGCATCCGCATTAAAATCTGTACCATCCTGAAATTTGATGCCAGTACGAAGTTTGATTATGTATATCTTGCCATCTGTTGTTTCATAAGAAGTTGCAAGCATGGGGACTATTTTTCCGTCTTTATCGAGATCAAATAACTTGTCATAAATGCTGTTTTGCACCATGCGGTCAACAAGCGCACTGGATGTCATCGGATCGAGGCTCGGCGGATCTGCCTGTATGCCAATATTGAGTACTTTATTTCCATTGCTTGCACTTGACGAAGAGGATGTTTGTACAGAATTGCTGCCGCAACCCGTTGCAACTAATACTGTTCCTAAAACAACTGCTGCTACTGATCGTTTTCCTATTTTTTTCAACATTAAATACTTCCCCCTTTATATTTTTAATTGGAATAAAAAACATGTTAAATACTAAATTGAATCAATAAATAGACTATTTGATAGATAAATTGATATTGTTAGATAAATGCAATAACCTTGGTATGCCTGGCTAGCGGATAAATTTATACTTGGATTTCAAATGCTTCAATTGAATCATGACATTGGACCGTGTGATCCCTTCGATCTTATTTAACTTGTTCATTACAAAATCTGATAATTCCTCATTGGTTCTGGTAAATACCTCAAGCAATAATTG
Above is a window of Fodinisporobacter ferrooxydans DNA encoding:
- a CDS encoding ABC transporter ATP-binding protein, giving the protein MPAVLEVKNLKTFFKTERGKVPIVSGVDFSIQAGETVGLVGESGCGKSVTSLSIMRLLAKGGISEGSIRFENRELLTLPEKAMQKIRGNEIAMIFQEPMTSLNPLHTIGRQIEEALRLHTNLNKNGTRLRAIQMLKAVGMPRAEEMYKEFPHQLSGGMRQRVMIAMAMACNPKVIIADEPTTALDVTIQAQILDLMRNLKEETGTAILLITHDLGVVAEMCDRVIVMYAGLVVEETAVQTLFEQPKHPYTVGLLRSTPNIDEEKEYLDTIPGAVPMIHEMPKGCRFAPRCSRALDICHESPPQLIDMGGNHKVRCWLYAEGDEA
- a CDS encoding ABC transporter permease; this translates as MKEYVRFFRNGLGVIGALIVLVVLLVAIFAKHIAPYDPNFQNYQAILQLPSTTHWFGTDDLGRDIFSRVVFGAQISMKAALISVGIAMIVGVPIGLFSGYYRGFWDEWVVMRIVDAMQAFPFLILALAIAAVLGAGFGNAMIAIGIGFAPSFIRITRGQVLSLRNLEYIQAAKAVGIKDWKIIFGHIFPNALSPIIIQSTLAMASAILAEASLSYLGLGVQPPAPSWGSMLNQAQTLIDQAPYATYFPGLAIFILVLGFNLLGDGLQQFLDPRIKN
- a CDS encoding ABC transporter permease, which translates into the protein MKFLLRRLIMTIPILFLVSIMVFSLVHLIPGDPARVILGQEATPEMYQNLRHELGLDKPLVEQYFLWLLKVLHGDLGMSITDHVSVASLIAQRLPATIELTIGTFLVAILIAFPTGILAAVKRGTWIDYLSTFTGLGGMSIPNFWLGLMLIIFFAVNNHWLPASGYVPFTQNPVMNIEAMILPCIATGIRESAVIMRMLRSSLLEVVNMDFIRTAKAKGLDERATILGHALRNAMIPVVTTSGLTVAGLLGGLVITESIFGIPGFGRLIVDSVFKRDYVTVQGAVLVSAALVVMVNLVVDLLYAVIDPRMKAGKGVEA
- a CDS encoding ABC transporter substrate-binding protein, whose product is MLKKIGKRSVAAVVLGTVLVATGCGSNSVQTSSSSSASNGNKVLNIGIQADPPSLDPMTSSALVDRMVQNSIYDKLFDLDKDGKIVPMLATSYETTDGKIYIIKLRTGIKFQDGTDFNADAVKFNLERDMSKGSKRTGELAMVQSVSVVDPSTVRIVLKKPFAPFISILADRSGMMASPAAVKKYGSDYQNHPVGTGPFVFVEHLKGDHVTLKRNDTYWNGKPKLSEVVFKVFADGSAAVQNLKSGMLDIVGPNVIPVREIPTIKSDPNLSLVADAGMAFQGFYMNETIAPFNNQYLREAVDHAIDRNTIVKVLFNGYGAPAYSPFGPGDLAYGSSDKAPAPNDGEIKDLLAKGGKPNGFSFTLEIPTTTIGEQFGTVIQGMLKKYGINMKLEKTEFGTLISNGNDGKFQALQLGWSGRPDPDQNIYDFVVTGQPENNARISDPKLDKLLNQARVELDNGKRKQLYDQAMVELHNNAGYTYIYHEYNIFGISKKINGFTYVPDGIVRTAAIGKN